GGCGGTGTCCTCGGCTTCCAACTCCGGGCCGCCGAGAACTACCTGAACCCCCAGCGGGCCGCGTTCTTTCAGTGTATTCGGCAGACCTTGCGCCAGAGCTTTTCCGAAGTGAGGGTCATCCCCGGAGACACCCTCTACTTCCTGGCATCGAATCAGCGCGGCCGCTTGCAAACCGATCCGGACGTGCTGGAGCAACGGGTCAAGGAACGCCGCCTGAGCATTGCGTACGTCCGCGACTACTTCCTGGCATTTCGTCTGGCCACCGATCGCCAGGCGGACATGGAACGGCTGATCGCGCCTACACCGGCCACTCCGGTCAATCGCGATTTCGCTCCCGTCGCCTACTACCTCGACACCAGCGCCTGGACTACGCACTTCGGACGTTCCTACTCCAGGCTGCTCGATGCATTGTCCCGGTTGGGCTTCCGACCGATCGTGCTGGCCGTCGTGCTCACTGCCGTGATCGCTCTGGGCGTGCTGGCTCTGTTGTCTTCTCCGCTCCGTGCCGTTGCGAGCAGCTCGCTTTGCACGGCCGCCATGGGCATGACCATGCTTGTGCTCGAACTGTTCCTCCTGCTCGGATTTCAGGCCCTGTACGGCTACGTCTTCCACCAACTCGCCATCATCATCGCAGGCTTCATGCTGGGAATGGGCTTGGGGGCATGGCTGGCGCAGCGCCGTCCACCCCCGGGAACGCCGACGCGACCGATGATCCTGATGCAGACTGCTGCCGTCGTCATGCCCTTCCTGCTGTGGGCCGTGCTGGCCGGGCTGGGCAGGCTCCGCGATCCCCGACTCATGGCCGTCGCCGCCCACCTTGGCTTCCCTGTCCTCGCCGCACTGTGCGGTGCGACTGGCGGCCTGCAGTTTCCATGGGCAAGCAGGGTCTTCTTCAGTTCCGGCGGTGCCCGGAACGCGGGCGCGCTCTACGCTCTCGATCTGCTGGGTTCCTGCGCGGGCGCGATCGCCGCGACCCTATTCCTCCTGCCTCTGTTCGGGCTTGGCCGCACAGCGGCGCTGCTGGGAGGGACGAACCTGTGCGTTGCTCTGCTATCTGCTACCGCGGTTGCGGGCGATGCCCGGAGTCGCCGAACACCAGCGCGGTGAAGACAAAGAGGTCGGTCTCGCGGTCTTTCCAAGCATCTGCCGGCAGCCCGGCTTTATGACAGCATTCCTCAAGGAACGTCTGCCGGTCCCACTTCAGCTCCACCGGGACCTGGGGAAGCAGCAGCCCTTCCCTGCTCCCGCGGCGCACCAGCAATCCATGTTCACCCACGCGGACTTCGCGCGGGTCGCGGACTTTGCGGAAGGGTGAAAGCACCGAGATCTCGAACTCCAGGTCATCGAGTTCCGCGGGTGTGACCGCCGGGAAGCGCGGGTCCTGCAAGGCGGCGTAGACGGCCACGTCGCGGACGGTGAGGTACAACGGCTGCTGCGGGACGGTATGGCCGATGCAGCCGCGCAGTTGTCCTCGCTTCTTCAGCGTGACGAAGGCGCCGCGTTCCTCGAGCAGCGCGGCCGAGCGCGGCTCGGGTGGCGCGTAGCGCTTGTGCTCTTTCACCGCCATCGCCACCGCCTGGCGAGCGATGGTGAGCAGCTCCGCCCGGGCCTCCGCGGTAAGGTTGTACGTCTCCCCTGCGTTTGAACGGGTGGACCTGGTGAATGCCACCGCGGCGTACCCCACGACCCGTTGCTTGTCTCCGCTGGTATCCCCGCTGGTCCCATACTTCAGCACCTGGGCGTGGTTGGCGCCGAGTTTCTCGGCGGCGATCATGGTGGCGATGATCGGCCCTCCGCCGCACGCCTCCCACACCCCCGCCCGGAAGTTGCTCGACAGCGCCCGGTAGTCCCAGTGCTCCAGCGCCTGCAGCGCCTTGCCGTCCATGCGCGAGGCTTCCTGCTGCGGGTGGTAGTGCGACAGGTCGGAGCTGGCGATGATGATGGTCTCCGGTCCGGTGATCAGCTGGGCCAGCGCCAGACCCAGCGCCCGCTCCCGGTCGAAATCCTGGTCGCCCATCACCAGTGGCACCAGCGTGAATCTTCCCAGCGCGCGCTGCAGGAAGGGTAGCTCGACCTCAAGCGCGTGCTCACCGCCGCGCTGCCCGATATCGTGACCGCGTCCCGAGATCTGAACCACCGGGGTCGCCTTCGCCAGCTTCCTGATGAACTCTTTGTCGATCGGCACGTCTCCCAGCGGTGTACGGTAGAGATCTCCGTCGTAGGCGGCGACAAAAGGAAAGCTCTCATAATGCGAGGGCGCGATGACCACCACCCGCGACACGTTGCGCCCCTTGAGCTGGGAAAAACTGTAGCCAGCGACCGGCCCGGAGTACGGATATCCAGCGTGCGGCGCGATCAGCGCCACTGGCGGCTCGCTTGCCGCCGTCGGCGCAGCAATCAGGTAACCATCCACCATCGCCGTGAGCGCTTTTGGTTCTGCCGGATAGAAAGTCCCTGCCACCGCGGGTGTGCGGGCCTTCGGCGCATCGGGCGCCGCAGCCACCAGCGTCAGCGCAATGGCCGCCACCACCATCGGCTTCAGCTTTTTCATGGGACCTCCTTCAGCTCTTCCACACGCCTGGGATCGCGCGCTTACAGTTCTTGCAGCTGCCTCTTTCCAAGTTCACCAACTGGGCCGTGAACCCGATGCGCTCGATCAACAGCTTACGGCATCCGGGACAGTAGGTGTTCTCGCCCGCATGTCCCGGGACATTGCCGATGTAGGCGAACTGCAGCCCCTCGGCATCGGCGATGGCCTTGGCGCGCTCCAGCGTCGCCACCGGCGTGGGCGGCAGGTTGGTAAGCAGATAGAGCGGGCGAAAGCGCGTGTAGTGGATGGGGACGTCGGCCCCGACCTCGCGCTTCACCCACTGGGACACTCCGCGAAAGTCGGCATCGCTGTCGTTCAGTGTCGGCACCACCAGGTACACGATCTCCAGCCAGCGCCCGGACTTGCGCACGTTCACGATGCTGTCTAGCACCGGGCGCAGCTCGCCCCGCACCACCTCGTGGTAATACTTCTCGGAAAACGACTTCAGGTCGATCTTGATGGCGTCCACCGCGTCACAGACCGCGCGCAACGGCTCCGGGCGGATGAAGCCGTTCGATACCACCACGCTCTTCAGCTTCGCCTTTCGCCCGGCCTCCGCGGCATCGATCACGTACTCGGAGAAGACCACCGGCTCGCTGTAGGTGTACGCCAGCGCAGCGCAGTCATAACGCTGAGCGTTCTGCACCAGGTCGCCGGGCGGCAGGTACAGGCCGCGCAGTTCCTCCGGACGCGCCTGCGAGATCTCCCAGTTCTGGCAGAACTTGCAATCGACGTTGCAGCCCCCGGTGGCGATGGAGAACGCCATGGCGCCGGGCAGGAAGTGGAAGAACGGCTTCTTTTCGATGGGATCGACGTGCGCGGCCACCACCCGGGAGTGCACCAGCGTGAAGTACTTGCCCTTACGGTTCTCGCGCACCCGGCAATACCCGCGGCCGCCCACGGGCACCTCGCACTGCCGTGGACACAACTGGCAGCGCACCACGTTCCCAGCCAGGCGCTGGTAAAACCGGGCCTCGCGGACGAAGCGGCTGTCGTCAGTGTCCGTGGGTTCAGGCAGGGCAAGCGAACGCTCGCGCAAGGCGCCGGCGAACATCGCCAGGGCGCAGGGGGCGGCTGCCGCCTTCAGGAACGCGCGCCGGTCGAAGGTCACATCGGACAGCCGCTGCCGTGGCAACGCATCCGACCATGCCTGGTCGCGATCCTGGGCGGCTGAGGGCGGCATCGTCCCTCCCACCCCTCTTGCTATCACGAACGGGCCCGGCGCGTCTGTGATGTCTGACAGCGAAAGTGCGCTTCGGCGGAATGAGGCGGGTAAAATCGGTCAGGCTTGCCCGCCGCGCTTGTCGGCGGCGCGGTCGAGCAGGTCCGCGACCAGCACCAGGGCATTGCGCTGCTGCTCGGTGAGTCCCTTGTGCTGGGCGGCGATCTTGCGCAGCAAGCCTGAGTCGCGGGCGGCCAGCGCCGCTTCGATGACGCTCTGGCTGGGCTTGTTGGCGGACTCGGTCACGGCGCCAAATTGTAATCCGAGGGGACGGTGAAAGGAAAAACGGACACGAGAAAAAGCAGCGCCTAACCGACGAGTATGGCGGGGACGACGGACTCGAACTTGAGGCGCTTAGCGGGCGTGAGCGAGGCGCAGCCGAGCGGGAGGCCGCTGCCGAAATCCTGAGCCGCCTTGCCGCGAAGAACCCTACCGAAACCGAACTTGCAGTTAGTATGGCGGGGACGACGGGACTCGAACCCGCGGCCTCTGCCGTGACAGGGCAGCGTTCTAACCAACTGAACTACGTCCCCGCGCCATTGGGTGGGAGCAAACTGGTGGGCAGTGAAGGACTCGAACCTTCGGCCTCCTGCTTGTAAGGCAGGCGCTCTAACCAGCTGAGCTAACCGCCCGGAGAGGGCCTCTCATCCGAGTCAGAATTTCGCTCCACCACCAGTATAAACGTCCTCCAGTCCGGAGTACAGGGGGCGAAACCGGACAGCCAGTGCCTCTTTAGGGGTTTATGAATCCCCTCTCACCCCAGACCATCCAATAACGTCCATCAGTAGAATCGATGCGCCCATGAAGATCGGCATCACTTGTTACCCGACCTACGG
The nucleotide sequence above comes from Terriglobales bacterium. Encoded proteins:
- the amrB gene encoding AmmeMemoRadiSam system protein B, translating into MKKLKPMVVAAIALTLVAAAPDAPKARTPAVAGTFYPAEPKALTAMVDGYLIAAPTAASEPPVALIAPHAGYPYSGPVAGYSFSQLKGRNVSRVVVIAPSHYESFPFVAAYDGDLYRTPLGDVPIDKEFIRKLAKATPVVQISGRGHDIGQRGGEHALEVELPFLQRALGRFTLVPLVMGDQDFDRERALGLALAQLITGPETIIIASSDLSHYHPQQEASRMDGKALQALEHWDYRALSSNFRAGVWEACGGGPIIATMIAAEKLGANHAQVLKYGTSGDTSGDKQRVVGYAAVAFTRSTRSNAGETYNLTAEARAELLTIARQAVAMAVKEHKRYAPPEPRSAALLEERGAFVTLKKRGQLRGCIGHTVPQQPLYLTVRDVAVYAALQDPRFPAVTPAELDDLEFEISVLSPFRKVRDPREVRVGEHGLLVRRGSREGLLLPQVPVELKWDRQTFLEECCHKAGLPADAWKDRETDLFVFTALVFGDSGHRPQPR
- the amrS gene encoding AmmeMemoRadiSam system radical SAM enzyme encodes the protein MPPSAAQDRDQAWSDALPRQRLSDVTFDRRAFLKAAAAPCALAMFAGALRERSLALPEPTDTDDSRFVREARFYQRLAGNVVRCQLCPRQCEVPVGGRGYCRVRENRKGKYFTLVHSRVVAAHVDPIEKKPFFHFLPGAMAFSIATGGCNVDCKFCQNWEISQARPEELRGLYLPPGDLVQNAQRYDCAALAYTYSEPVVFSEYVIDAAEAGRKAKLKSVVVSNGFIRPEPLRAVCDAVDAIKIDLKSFSEKYYHEVVRGELRPVLDSIVNVRKSGRWLEIVYLVVPTLNDSDADFRGVSQWVKREVGADVPIHYTRFRPLYLLTNLPPTPVATLERAKAIADAEGLQFAYIGNVPGHAGENTYCPGCRKLLIERIGFTAQLVNLERGSCKNCKRAIPGVWKS